The following proteins are encoded in a genomic region of Flavobacteriales bacterium:
- the mreD gene encoding rod shape-determining protein MreD yields MIKESGINILRFFLLILFQVLILNNVELGGYLNPFLYVLILLLLPIDMPKGLVLAVAFFTGFCIDIFSDSIGLHSSACVLLAFIRPLILKFTEPRGGYDFNAQPTLKYMGLQWFLFYAVILVFCHHLILFFLEIFRMTSFFSTLLRTVYSTLFTVLIMVIQQYLTFRKS; encoded by the coding sequence ATGATTAAAGAAAGTGGAATAAATATTCTTCGTTTTTTTCTATTAATACTTTTTCAAGTATTAATCCTCAACAACGTGGAACTTGGCGGTTACCTAAACCCTTTTCTTTACGTACTAATTTTACTTTTACTTCCTATTGATATGCCCAAGGGGTTAGTTTTAGCTGTAGCTTTCTTTACAGGTTTTTGCATCGACATTTTCTCCGATTCAATCGGCTTACATTCGTCAGCTTGCGTACTCCTAGCCTTTATTCGACCCTTGATATTGAAATTCACAGAGCCTAGAGGAGGTTATGATTTTAACGCCCAACCAACGTTAAAATACATGGGTCTACAATGGTTTTTATTCTATGCTGTCATACTCGTGTTCTGTCACCATCTTATTCTTTTCTTTCTCGAAATATTCCGAATGACTTCCTTTTTTTCCACGTTACTAAGAACGGTTTACAGCACATTGTTCACTGTACTAATAATGGTTATTCAACAATATCTTACGTTTAGAAAATCGTAA
- the mreC gene encoding rod shape-determining protein MreC, protein MKVIIAFILKHYFLLMFVTFEFFSISLLVLNNDFHNASYFNSSNSFIGQIYENYSNLTGYLALTKKNDALAKENAKLKSMAQISYMRYDVTNGNSRTVTSFEPQYEFIAAKVVNNSVNKRTNYITINKGSNQGIKRGMGVIFNDAVIGIVKNVSESYSSIVSILHTDSKISAKINSSDYFGSVIWEGNDYNKVLLKEIPNHVKINQGDTISTSAFSSIFPENMLIGFADTSENDNSGLFINVEVNLYLDFKKLSHVYVVNNLKGKEKIELEAKNND, encoded by the coding sequence ATGAAGGTAATTATAGCTTTTATTCTGAAGCACTATTTCCTTCTCATGTTTGTTACATTCGAATTCTTTTCAATTTCTCTATTGGTTTTAAATAACGACTTTCACAACGCATCGTATTTTAATTCTTCCAATTCATTCATCGGACAGATCTATGAAAACTACAGTAACCTAACTGGATATTTAGCGCTTACAAAAAAGAATGATGCCCTAGCGAAAGAAAACGCGAAGCTAAAATCAATGGCGCAAATCTCGTACATGAGATATGATGTAACGAATGGGAATTCGCGAACCGTGACTTCTTTTGAGCCTCAATATGAATTTATTGCTGCCAAAGTGGTGAACAATTCTGTCAATAAAAGAACCAACTACATTACAATCAACAAAGGTTCCAATCAAGGAATAAAAAGAGGAATGGGTGTTATTTTTAACGACGCCGTGATTGGCATTGTCAAGAATGTATCAGAATCCTATAGCAGTATAGTATCCATATTGCATACTGATTCTAAAATAAGTGCGAAAATTAACAGCAGTGATTATTTTGGATCTGTAATATGGGAAGGAAATGATTATAATAAAGTTTTACTAAAAGAAATCCCAAATCATGTTAAGATTAATCAAGGTGATACCATTTCAACTTCCGCCTTCTCCAGTATTTTTCCAGAAAATATGTTGATTGGATTTGCAGACACGTCAGAAAATGATAATTCTGGCTTATTTATTAACGTAGAAGTAAATCTTTATTTAGACTTCAAAAAACTTTCTCATGTTTATGTCGTCAATAATTTAAAGGGAAAAGAAAAAATAGAACTAGAAGCCAAAAACAATGATTAA
- a CDS encoding rod shape-determining protein: MGLFDFLTQEIAIDLGTANTLILYNDKVVVDEPSIVAIERSSGKVIAVGKKAMQMHGKTHENITTIRPLRNGVIADFHAAEHMIRGMIKMIPAASKFFTPSLRMVICIPSGITEVEKRAVRDSAEHAGGKEVYLIHEPMAAAIGIGLDVEEPIGNMVIDIGGGTSEIAVIALGGIVCDKSIRVAGDNFTSDIEEYMRKQHSILIGERSAELIKIEVGAASEELDNPPEDYPVHGRDLITGIPKEILVSYTEISYCLDKSIAKIEEAVLSALELTPPELSADIYRTGIYLAGGGSMLRGLDTRIAKKTKLPVHVAEDPLRAVARGTSIALKNVDNFQFLLR; encoded by the coding sequence ATGGGATTATTTGACTTTCTAACACAGGAAATAGCAATCGATCTTGGTACAGCCAACACGCTAATTCTTTATAACGATAAAGTTGTTGTGGATGAACCTTCTATTGTAGCTATAGAAAGATCGTCAGGAAAAGTAATTGCTGTAGGTAAGAAAGCCATGCAAATGCACGGTAAAACGCATGAAAATATTACTACAATTCGCCCCTTAAGAAATGGTGTAATAGCAGATTTCCATGCTGCTGAGCACATGATTAGAGGAATGATTAAAATGATTCCTGCGGCCAGTAAATTTTTCACACCTTCTTTGCGAATGGTTATTTGTATTCCTTCAGGGATTACTGAGGTTGAGAAAAGAGCTGTACGTGATAGTGCAGAACATGCCGGCGGTAAAGAAGTTTACTTAATTCATGAGCCAATGGCGGCTGCAATCGGTATCGGTTTAGATGTTGAGGAACCTATAGGAAATATGGTAATTGATATCGGTGGTGGTACTAGCGAAATTGCAGTTATTGCTCTTGGAGGAATTGTTTGTGATAAATCTATTCGAGTTGCAGGAGATAATTTCACCAGCGATATTGAAGAATACATGAGAAAGCAACACAGTATTCTTATTGGAGAACGATCTGCTGAATTAATAAAAATTGAAGTCGGCGCGGCATCTGAAGAATTAGACAATCCTCCAGAAGACTACCCAGTACATGGGCGAGATTTAATAACTGGAATCCCGAAAGAAATATTAGTTTCATATACAGAGATATCTTATTGCCTTGACAAATCAATTGCAAAAATTGAAGAAGCTGTACTCAGCGCACTGGAATTAACGCCACCTGAATTATCTGCAGATATATACAGAACAGGAATTTACTTGGCCGGTGGTGGTTCAATGTTACGAGGGTTGGATACAAGAATTGCAAAAAAGACTAAACTTCCCGTACATGTCGCCGAAGACCCTTTAAGAGCAGTTGCACGGGGTACAAGTATTGCGCTTAAAAATGTAGACAATTTCCAATTCTTATTGAGATAA
- the purH gene encoding bifunctional phosphoribosylaminoimidazolecarboxamide formyltransferase/IMP cyclohydrolase — MKKIKNALISVFYKDNLEDIARRLNDLNIRIYSTGGTQEFIEKLGIEVVAVENLTSYPSILGGRVKTLHPKIFGGILSRRDDEGDIKQLEEFDIPEIDLVIVDLYPFSETVSGGGSEQEIIEKIDIGGISLIRATAKNFNDVVIVPSRNEYPTLLNLLNEQNGETNLEQRKALAEKAFQISSTYDTAIFNYFHKDKNEVFQENTSGSRSLRYGENPHQQGTFYGNLDEMFEQFNGKELSYNNLLDLDAATNLIAEFTETTFVILKHNNACGLASRDNLLDAYNDALAGDPVSAFGGVLITNRNITINVANEINKLFCEVLIAPGYEEGTLDILKSKKNRIILVQKQGTPKRKQFRSVLNGVLQQDQDLEMTSIPDFQKGTDASPSAQELSDLEFANKLAKHTKSNTIVLAKNKQLLASGTGQTSRVDALHQAINKATSFKFDLNGAVMASDAFFPFPDCVEIAGNAGITSVIHPGGSIKDKDSIDYCNDNGISMVITGTRHFKH; from the coding sequence TTGAAAAAAATTAAAAACGCCCTAATATCAGTATTTTACAAGGATAATCTCGAAGATATTGCAAGAAGATTAAACGACTTAAATATTCGCATATACTCCACTGGAGGAACACAAGAATTTATTGAGAAACTGGGTATCGAAGTTGTCGCTGTTGAAAACCTTACTTCTTACCCTTCTATACTAGGAGGCAGGGTCAAAACTCTTCATCCAAAAATATTTGGCGGAATACTTAGTAGACGAGATGATGAGGGTGATATTAAACAATTGGAAGAATTTGATATCCCAGAAATCGATCTAGTTATTGTTGACCTATACCCCTTTTCGGAAACTGTTTCAGGTGGTGGATCAGAGCAAGAAATAATTGAAAAAATAGATATCGGAGGAATTTCTTTAATCCGGGCAACAGCCAAAAATTTCAACGACGTTGTAATAGTCCCTTCAAGGAATGAATATCCGACTTTGTTGAATTTACTCAATGAGCAAAATGGAGAAACTAATTTAGAGCAAAGAAAAGCGCTCGCTGAAAAGGCATTTCAAATTTCTTCTACTTATGACACCGCCATTTTTAACTATTTCCACAAAGACAAAAATGAAGTATTTCAAGAGAACACTTCAGGAAGTAGATCCTTACGTTATGGCGAAAACCCACATCAACAAGGAACATTCTATGGCAACTTAGATGAGATGTTCGAACAGTTTAACGGGAAAGAGCTTTCATACAACAATCTATTAGATCTTGACGCTGCAACGAATTTAATTGCAGAATTTACCGAAACGACATTCGTAATCTTAAAGCATAACAATGCTTGTGGCTTGGCATCTCGAGACAACTTACTAGACGCTTACAACGATGCTTTAGCTGGTGATCCTGTTTCTGCTTTTGGAGGAGTACTTATTACAAATAGAAATATCACTATTAATGTAGCTAATGAAATCAACAAATTGTTTTGCGAAGTATTAATTGCACCAGGCTATGAGGAGGGAACATTAGATATTTTAAAATCTAAGAAGAATCGAATTATTTTAGTACAAAAACAAGGAACACCAAAACGCAAACAATTTAGAAGCGTGCTAAATGGTGTTCTTCAACAAGATCAGGATTTAGAGATGACATCTATACCTGATTTTCAAAAAGGAACGGATGCTTCTCCATCAGCACAAGAATTATCGGATCTTGAATTTGCTAACAAACTAGCCAAACACACCAAATCAAACACGATCGTTTTAGCCAAAAACAAACAATTACTTGCAAGCGGAACTGGACAAACATCTCGAGTAGACGCTTTACATCAAGCCATAAACAAAGCAACTTCATTTAAATTTGACCTAAACGGTGCTGTTATGGCATCTGACGCTTTCTTCCCTTTCCCTGATTGTGTGGAAATTGCAGGTAATGCCGGTATCACATCTGTAATTCACCCGGGAGGATCGATTAAGGATAAAGACTCTATTGACTATTGTAATGATAATGGGATATCCATGGTAATAACTGGTACTAGACATTTTAAACACTAA